TTCCGAATCCTCGGGAAAGCGTTTCTCTTGAGTGTCCCAGAGACTGAACCCATCGTGATGCTTGGTCACAAACACTGAGTAAGTCATGCCCGCCTCCTTAGCCAAAGCCATGATTTCGTCGGGATTGAAGTTCACCGGATTAAAGTCCCGATAGAGATTCATATACTCATCGCGCGGCACTTTTTGGTGCTGCGCCCCACGCTCGATTCGATCTTTCATCCCCCAACTGATCTCCGCACCGCTCAACGCAGCGGGCCCCCAGTGGATGAACAAGCCGAACTTGGCATCACGAAACCATTGCACACGGGCATCCCGTTCTTCAATCGTTTCCACCAACTGAGGCACACGCACCCGATTAAGCTCTTCAGCATCAACCTGGGCAGCAGCCTGTATCAGAATTGCTGATACAACGGCTGATGCACATTTTATGAATTGTTTTGTTTTCATTATTATTGCGATTATCGAATACTACGTAAACCGAGAAGTAACAAAATGGGTTTAATAGACTGAGGCATTATCGGTTCTGATTGGTCGCTTGCGTATGAAGCCTGTGCATCTTCTTGCGCAATTTGGAGAGCACCTCTGCGTATTCCGGATGGGCAATCAGGTTGTTCATCTCGTATGGATTCGCCTCTTTTCCAAAACTAACGAAGCTCAACTGCGAGTTCCTGGAAAGCGGTGTGTTCGCCGCCGCCTCGTTCCGTGACCGGATAGACCGCCCAGAGGATCCAGCGGAATTGACCGAGTGACCGCCCCGCCGGAGCGCGTAACGACGCGGCAGTGAACTTGGCCTTGGCTCCGCCAGTCGTGTCGATGGTGCCGAGCGCGGTAAACTTCGCCAGATCCCAGCCGGGATCAGTGGCCGAATTGCTGCCATACAACACAATTTTCTGCGCCCCCCGATGCTTGTCCTTGTTATATGACCAGCTGGTAACCGCAGCAACGGGCTGCGCGCGGCCCAGATCCATTTTATACGCACCGCTTTCAACACCATTGTTGAAAATAGGCCCGAAATCCTCGGCTATTTTCCCGTCTACCAGCGAGCCCAACAGGGGCTTTACCACATTCTGATTCGCTGTAACCTTTCCCGATGCAGATTTTGGCAATGGAAATTTAGAAAAACCGCCCGCTTCTGAAGCTGTTTCAATCTCGACGCTCGCAGGGTGCGGCCCCGTCTGCTGAATGGGTTTGAATGCAGGTATTGCCTTGCCTGCTGCTTTTGCGGCGGCTTTTGCACGATTGCGGCTCCGTTCGATCTCCCCCCATGAGGGAATCACGGCAGGCAAGCTCCATTCCTCTGGTTGCGGGTTTTCTACCATGATCGGATCGGTGTCGCCATAGCCCTTACGCGTCGTCTCGAGCAAAGCGGAAAGCTCGGCAATTCTCCCTTCGTGCTCAGGATTAGTCGACAGGTCGTTCAACTCATAGGGATCGGCTTCCAAATCGAAGAGCTGAGTCTTGTTGATCAAGGGATAGCGGATCAGTTTCCAGCGTTCGTCACGGATGGAGCGCTGCCCATCAATGTAGGCGGTGAACAAGGTATCGCGCACCTTGGGCTGCTCGCCCTGGATGACAGGAGATAAATCTTTGGCGTCCAGGCCGGCGGGCACTTCAATGCCGGCAAGATGGCACATCGTTGGATAGATATCATAGAGGTGGGCAAAAGCATCCGTGTCCCCTTTAGGAACGCCCGGACCAGCGAACAAAAGCGGGACATGCATACCGCCCAATTCGTAGAGATTCTGCTTGCCGATCAAGCCGTGAGCTCCCATCGCCATACCGTTGTCGCCAGCGACGACGAAGATAGTATTCTCGAACTGGCCAGCCTGCTTCAACGCTTCGATGATGCGACCCGCTTGGGCGTCCATATACTCGATCGATGCATAGTAACGGGCGAGTGTGCCGCCGACATTTTTCTGTGTGCGCGGCCACTTCACGAGCTGCTCATCCTGTCCTAGCATCTCACCATTATCGAAGGGATGCATTGGCATAAAGTTTGGAGGCATCGGGATCTCGTCAGCCTGGTAATGCGCATGGTATTCTTTGGGCGCAGCATGCGGGTAATGCGGCTCGACGGGCGCGAAATAGAGGAACAGCGGCTTTTTACCAGCATTCTCCTGAATGAATCCGATGATATTGTCGGCATGAGTCGCCGCCGATTGATGAGAGGTTGGATGCTGATCAAAAACCTTATCCAAGTTGTTCGGATTATTGCCATGTTTACCACTGCGAATCGAGGCATACCCAGCTGCCTTAACTGTTTCTGCAAGCGTCGGCGTGCTGATCTGTTCGCGCATATAGCTGACGCCCGTCTGAATCATCGTGCGACTGGGCATACAGACAGCACCCCGGTCCCCGCCCAGCACATACGCATTGCGAAAGATAAATCCATCGCGACACAGCCGGTCGAGGTTTGGGGTTTTGACGAGCTCGTGTCCGAGCAGGCCCATGCAGTCGGCCCGCCAATCGTCGGCAAGAATCAGGCAGATGTTCAGTTTTTCCGACTCGGCTGTGGCTCTAGCGGATGTTCCGAGAAGGAGCACGGTAAGCAGCAAGCAGATCCGTTTCATGATGTTGATAGGTGATTTCATTATTTTGTTTTAATACTCACTTAATTCTAGTTACTTTTATTCGACCGAAGAGTTTATCTTCCTTCGCGAGACTCTTACTGTCGGTCACGATGACGGCATGGAGACCGCTCATTCCGTTACAGTGACATAGACTGGCGCAGAAATCGCATCAAACCATGTTTGGGCAATGATCTCGTTGCCTGTTGCATTCGGGTGCAGATTATCCCTCCTCATGCAGCTCGCATACGCATCGTCGAGCGCAGTGAACTGATCTACAAAATGGACATCTTTCCCTTCGGCCTGAAACTCGGCTACGATTCCTGGAACCTCGGCATTAAACGCGGCCACATATGCGGTATCACTGGCGTTTCTCCGATTCGGCGGAATAGATGCAAGGTAAATGGCGGGGTTCCCCACATCAGGTAATGAATAAATGTCTTCAACGAGACTCCTTAACCGATCGGTCGCTCCAACCGGTGTCGCCACATCATTGGTGCCAAGCATGATCAGAATAGTATCAGGTTTCTCCTCCGCTAACCGGCCACTGTTCCAATAGGTGACGAGGTTCTTGGCGAAGCCTGACGCGCCACCCGCCTCTCCAATTCGGATTCCGGAAACTCCGGAGTGATAGTGATAGAGGTTGTCGGCAGGCTTGCCTCCCGTTGTCGGCAAGCCATCCACATTGGCCGTGAAATGTCCGGTATAGCTGAAGTCGAAACCATCCGCCATCAACAGATCGTAGAGCGATTTGCGGGGAGATCCTGTTGGATCCCCATCGGCCACGCTTTGCGTAATCGAATCGCCGATGAACCAAATAGCCCCCAACTCTTTACCGGCACTGGTGTTCTGTTTAATGAACTCAATGACCGGAGCCGGGGCTTTCATGCCGTGAGAGTGGCCTTTTTTTTCTACAATCACCTCGATGGAACCGCCGAGCGCTTTATAGCGCTCTTCCACGATCGCATCGTTTTCCTCATAAGGAACGGCGGGGTCGCTGTCTCCGCAAACCATCAGAATCGAAATATCGGCTGCGGCCATCGGTGCCAGCATGCCAATGAGGCTCTCCGCCTCTTGCTTCGCAAGCGCCTCTGCATCCGAGGTCCAGCCAAAGGTATCTTTGACTTGCCCCCAGAGCGTGTAGTTCCCAGAGGCAATGGAATCACTGCCCGGTACGGATTTGCCTCCGGGCCAGCTCTTCAAGCTACAAACGCCGTTGTCGATATAGAGACTGTCCACCCGTTCCGAGTGGGTGTAGGCCCAGCGTGCCAACGCCAGCGTTTCACGACTCATGGACGCCAGATTGCACTTTTTCGAGAACCCATACTCCGTGGTCAGCAGATCATACGCCGCATCAATGGTGGCATTTCCGCTCGGATGTCCATAGACATTGCCCGGTGCTAGCACAACATGATATCCCTGCCGAACCAGCTCCAGATCCGCATTGTAAAATCGCGGTATTGACATCCAGAACATACCATACCTCCACAGCCAGGGTTTCCCAGGCGCAGCGGTCTTAGGACAAACGACCCTAATCTTGCCGCTTGATGTCGGAACGGTATAAAGATCAAACCCTTTAAAGTCGGTTGGCTCACCTGGAAATTGATTCGCCCAGGCAGATGGAAAGAGCTGCAGCGCCAGGCAAGCTAATAATAGTAATTGAAATTTCTTCATAGTTTCATTTTTGCTCGATTTCGTTTCTTAGTTAAAGGCGACTTCCAGGCGTTGGCCGGCCTGCAAGCTGACGGTCGTGTCGAAATGCACGACGTAATTACCCTCGTTATAGTTCAATGTCGCAGGGATCACTTTCCCACCGATTTTCACTGAGACAGCATTTGCCTGCGTGCCCTTGACCTTGCCCAAGCTCAGCTGCTTCAATTCGAGCGTTCCGTAGCCTAAATCGATCACGGCAAATTGACGACCACCAGATACCTTTTGCGCAAAACTCCCCCAACCTTCGGCGGTGGTGAAGGCGGCGCGAAAGTCTTCTGGCGTCAGGCGCGGTGCAAACGACAACTCCCCTTTGGGGCCGTGATACTGATAGCCGCACATCGCTTGATAAGCGCCGTAGCTGGCCATGGCACGGGCGTAGTGATCGCCACACTCAATCTCATTATACGGATTGCGTAGTTCCGCACTGTAGCGGTCATGAATCGCACGAGACACGATCAATCCTTTCTCCAGTAGATCGGGTGCATCGATCCCTTCAAAGATCATATGCGATGCGGCCTGCCACTCGAAACCACTCATGATTTCGTAGAAGTAGATGTGGTCTTCCCCTTTGCCCATCGGCCCTTTCGGCCAAGTGCACATCAGCAGTCCGGCATCTCCCGGCAAGGCATACACCCTTCCGTTACGAAACACCTCGCGGTAAGGCCCGAAGTCAGAAATAAAGTTGTAGCGATAGATCGATCGCAAGGCGCTGCGCTGCATATCGACATCGATGATATGCCCCAGCCCGACCCAGTGTGCCCAGCTCTGGCCAAAGACTTGATCAATAAAGCAGCCGTCGCCGTGTCCAAAAGAGTCGGGTTTATCCCCTTTGTCCTGAATGAAATATTCGCCATTGAAGAGCTCATCAACTGCCGTAGAACCCTGATCGGCGAGATGCTTGCACTGCTGCGCATATTCCGTATCGCCGATTTCGTTGGCCATCGCTTCGGCGGCACGCAGGCCAGCGACATACTGGGTGATCGACCAAGAGAATTTGCCATACCACTTACCGTCCAAGGTATTTTGATAAGACCCATCCAGCACACCGTCCTGATCCTTATCCTTGGCGATGATATAATCCATGCCTTTCTTCACGCGCGGCCACATGTGCTCCAAGAACGTATTGTCGGTCGTCATCTGATGCTCGCGATAGACACTCAGGATTCGCCCGAGCTGACCGTCGTCGGCGACCAGACCGCCGCCCATACTGATACGGTGACCAATGCCGCCTTGTGCACTGAAGCCAACACCGAAGTCCGCGACATCACGGGTGTTCCGTTCCAGCGAGGGAAACAAGCGAGAAACTGCCTGCGCATACTGCCACACGTGAGAGCACGTTCCGGCGCAGGAGGAAACCCCTTCCCATCCCCAAAAGCGTCCGTCCTCAAATCTCTGACTGGTCATAGTGGCCAAGGTCGAGGTGTTGGCCATGGTGCGATCCAGGAACCAATACGGCAGCGACGAGTTATACCAGGTATCAACCCATTGACGCGTCTGAGTAAAAAGGCGGTCGGAGTTTTCCAATAAATAGGCGGTCACTTCGGTCGAAGACGCAAAGCGTGAGGCATAATGATGCCCGGCGTGTTCTCTCGGCATATGCACATTGCTATAATTCGGTATAAACCACGAGACCACAAAGGTGAAGGTCGCTTCCTCGCCTGGAGCGAGACGCACGGAGCGACCCACTTCGCCCACCAGCGATTCGCCAAGCTCGGCCGTTGCCTCCGCTTGCTGATTCGCCGCAGTCGTCGAGGCATCCACCTCCCCGTCACCCAATAAGGCCAGCGACATGGTTCCGAAATCTGGCAGGTCTTCCAGAAGCGTGCGCGGCACCGCAGGTGTGTCGGTGAAAACAATATCGTCCACGATGATGCCAGCCATGGTTCGCAAGTGCGGCGTCTGCGGCTTCTCATGGTCGCGGATCTCCAAGGTCGCCATTTTGCCCTCGAAACGCGACACGTCCAGCGTGACTGGTATCAAATTGTTACTATAGCTTCCCGAGGTAGAGGCAACGACCTCACCATCCACCAGCACGTAAAGCCCGACCTTGGTGAGGTCGGCAGCGCCCGCTACCGATGCGGTGATAAACTGGCGTTCAATTTTAAACGGCCGACTGGTTAAAGTTCCGGTCAATCCCCCTATGCGTTGATTCGCCTGCCGTTGTTCATTGCCCGATAATGCCTCACCTTCTTTAGGCTCAAAGGTAAGGGTATTGACTCGCCCCTCGCTATTGTCTCCGAAAGGGCTTTTCCCAAAGGCACTCCCTGTGCCAGTCCAGCGTTGCGCGGCATCTGCATCGAATGTTTCGAACGGGATCGCTTCGCGCGGAGAATCTCTGACCACCGTATCATAAGAGTATACGGAGCACTCCACGCCGACAAATCCATTCTGATCCACTACGCGGTTTCGGATCTGCCCAGTTTTATAATCTCTGGATATAAAACTCACCGCATTCTCGAGGGAACCAGCAAGTGTCAGATCCAATGGCTGAGCACCTTCGTTCTTCACCGTGTAGTGCATCACGGTAGCTGGCAGTTCCGAATCATCGGGATTCATCGGAATGAACGGCGAAAACGCCTCCAGTTGAGCACTCACCGGCAGTTCCGCACCTTGAAAGCTAACCAGCGCACGTGGGTATTGCCCGTTAAAGGTCACGTCCTTAAAACCCTTAGCATCCAAGCTCACCTCCTTGCCATTTGCCCGAATCGTAAAGCCTTGATGGAAGGGTTGCTCTGGCTTCATCGGAGCCACATAGAGGGCGCCATTATCCCATGGCCGATTACGTCCCTCGAACTCCATACGCCCCGGCAGGATGCCCAATGATTCTTTATTAAAAATATCCCAGTTGAACAACCGCCCATCGCCACTCAAATACACCGTGCCAGCAAACAGCCCACCAACCGGCATGCCGATATGCTGCATCGCCGCATCCGAGCTATAGACCTCTTTCTCGCCGCGCTCGAACAAGGACTTCACCCAGGCCGGATCGAGGCCTTTATCCTCTGGAATAAGCGTCAGGTAAACATTCTCGATGCTTTCGGCGGGCACGATCCGTTGGTTGGCCCCCAGCTCTACCGAGAGTTCCTGAAACGCGGTATTCTCACCGCCGCCGCGATTGGAAATCAGTGCAGGTGCCCACACGATCCAGCGGTAGGATCCGAGCGACTGCTGGAGAGGCGCACGCAGGGAAGCTGCGGAATATTGGGTCGAGGCCCCGCCAGTATCGATCGTGCCGAGCGCAGTAAACTTGGAAAGATCCCAACCGGGATCGGAGGTAGCATTGCTGCCGTAGAGTGAAAGCTTCTGGGCGCCGCGCACTCTTCCCTCGTTATACGACCAACTGGTAATGGCCGCGACAGGCTGCACACGACCCAGATCCATCTTATAGGCCCCGTCCTTGACACCATTATTGAAGACCGGCCCAAACCCTTCAGCGAGCGCTCCATCGACCAAGGTTTCGAGTGAATTATCGACGACCTTCTGGTTGGCCGTCACCCTGCCGACAGGAGTCGTAGGTAAGGGAAGATGGCTGAAGCCGCTTGGGCTATTGACTTTTTCAATACAAACCATCGGGTCAGCGTGTGCTTGAAAGGTGCCCGCGATCATTGTCGTGGTGAACAAAGCGAGTAGTGAGTGTTTCTTCATTTAGTTGTTTTGTAAGTTTGTATGTAAGTAAATTGTAGTGATCTGATCCTAGCGAACCTCGACCGAGAATTCCTGAAAAGCGGTATTCTCACCACCTCCGATTTCACTGACAGGGCTAACGGCCCAGGCAATCCAGCGGTAGCTTCCCAGTGACTTCCCAGAGCGTGCGCGTAGCGATACCGCAGAGTAGTCTTTTCTGGTAAGGGCGGTCGTGTCGATCGACCCGAGCGCGGTAAACTTTCCGAGGTCCCAACCGGGATCCTTCGAGTCATTACTGCCATAGATCGTCAGCATCTGAGCCCCGCGCGATCCACTTTGGTTGAACGACCAAGCGGTGACAGCGGAGAGATCCTTCACCGCGCCAAGGTCCATCCTGTATACGCCATTGCGAATGGTATTACCAAAGACGCACCCGAAATCATCAGCAAGCCTTCCATCCGTCAATACGGCCACGGGCTCGTTGCTGGTCTTCGGCTTGGTAGTGATTGTACCGGAGGCTTTTGCCGCTAGTGGCAACTTCGAGAAACCGCCTGCTTCGTTACTGGTCTCCACCACCACATCGCTATGGGGAACAATGCGCAGTTTCCCACTCTGTTGGTTGCGAACAACAGTCATCTCATAGGACTCCGCAGGCTTCGACGCCAGAATCTTGAAAAGGTCGGTGGTCGTACTGACCTTCTGCCCGTCGATTCTCTGAATCAGATCACCTGTCTTGAAGCCGGCTTGCGCCATGACCGATCCCGGGACGATACGCTTGAGCGCGACTCCGCCATCCGACTTGGTGACGCCGTAAGCGGAGAACTCTTCCCCTTGTAGTGAATGCAGCGTCGCGCCCTGCCAGACCTGCGCTTGCGGAACAACCGCCGCCTTGTCAGGAGTCGGTTTAGCCTTGCTCGGCTTTGGTCCGAACGAGGGAGTCCTCGCGATGGCCTTCAACGACGGCTTCTTCACTCCGAATTGATCCATGGGGAAATTCTTGAACCCAACCGCGAAGGCCGGTGAGCCTTCTTTCACGGAAAAGTCACCATTCTCGGGATCCACGAATAAAGGGTCACCAACCTTAGAATCGGCATCCCAGTTGTATTTAGCCTGCAACTGTTTCAGCGTTACTTCGTTAGAGCTGTAGTAGAAGTTCCTGTTCACCAAGCCCTCCACTGTGACATCCTCTTTGATATAGGGCCCATTCGCCCTAGCCATGATGTTGGAATGCACGGAGTCATTACTATTCTGAAACCAAACATGTGAACTGAGACCATTATTGATAATCACATTATTCCAGACACGGCGGCGGAAACCTTCACGCAACTTCAGGCCACCACAGAGCATCAGATTATTATAAATATCGTAGTTGCTGGACCCGTCATCCAAATCGATATCCCAGCCATGCTCGCAACGCCAGCGACTGTCTCGAATGACCGTGGTCTTTATGGCATCGAGAAACGGAAGGTCTGGTTCCTTATCGACTGCTGCCTGTGACGCCGTCAGGTGATCCGAGCGCCAATAGCGGTCGCGTCCCCAGGAGTTAAAGGAGCCGTGGTCGTGAGTCTCCAGCACGGTATCGAACACATCCACACGCTCGATCAAATGTCCGCCCCAGGCACCGTCGCCAATATTGAGCCCCGCACGCGCGGTGTCGTAGATCGACGTATCTCGAATGGTAATCTCCATCGCCATGTCCATCATCACTCCGGCAGGCTGGCGCTCAGTGCGACCGATGCCATGAATCAGGCAATCCTCTACCACACCGAGAGAGGGATAGTTGTTGGTCTTCGGACCAGGCGTGCGGCTGATGCTCGCAAGGTCGTTCTTCTCGTTGTATTCAAAAAGTGGATTTCTCACGGCATCGGGATCCCCGACAAAGCAGACGCCACTGGCGCCGGAATCGTGAATATGGCAGCCCTTCACCAAAGTGCGTCGGTTGTAGTTGTTGACGAATATCGCGTTACCCCCAACCTGATCGAATTCTGTATCCAGAATTTGGATATCTTCAGTGCCAGTCAGCATAAAGGCACCGCCACGGTAAATAGCCCAGTCCGAGCGTAACAATTGCTCTTTAGTGTCCATAAAGGTGCGCGCCGCATGACGCACCACGAATCCTTGAAGGGTGATGTGTTTCACAGGTGCGGACTCTGAACCTTGAAACTCGACGAGGTGACGCAAACGCACCACTTCGACAGTGGCAGAGTGCAAATCCGTTCCAGCCGCGGGCTTGTAGTAGAGCGTATCGGTTTTGGCGTTGTGATACCACTCCCCTTCCGCATCGAGCTCCTCAAAGATATTCTCCACCATTCGGAATTTCTCGTGCATTCCAGACTTGCGGTTGTTCTGCCAGCCTCCCTCATAAGTGACCTTGCCGGTCGCATCCTTGCCGGTAATGAGAAAATGGTAGCCACCCCAGCTAGCCCGGTGCATTCCGTGAATATAGCCGCCGGTCGGATCCGCCCAATTAGCGGCACGATCCTTCGAGAAAGCATCAGCAGAGTATCCCTGATAGGGCTCCGCTTTCTTATTCGGATCGTAATTCGGGTAACGTGCCATGCGCTGATTGCGGCCATTGATAAAGAGTTGGTCGATCTCCAAACCAGTCGGAGTCGTGGCCTGATAGATGCCGTCGCGATACGGTTGCCAGCTAAGGTTCAACTTCGAGCCACCACTCAAGACCGCCCCCCCCTCATTTTCCGCCATAAAAACAACCGGGTAGGCCGCCGTCCCTGAATCAGCAGGCGTGAAGACCAGCGTCTCTGGCAGATAATAGATACCATCGCCCACATGCACCGTAACCGGCGTTTTGCCTGCATGGGAGCGGACCAGCGCTTGCGCACGGGCCAGCGAGGCCACCGGGGCGGCTTGGCTCCCGCCATTGGAGTCCGAACCCGCAGGAGAGACATACAGATCCGCCGCATGGGCAAAGTTCGCAACAACCAGCATGCCCAGTAATAGTTTTGTTTTTAACATAGTTTCTAATGGATCAAAGGAAAAGCGCGGTGTCGCTGAGGTATATTTTAAAATCATATGATACAAATTCAGCGGTTCTTCAGAACTCGTTGGACGACTAAAAATAACATCTTTCCATACTATCAGCTTTTAGAGCGCTTGTCTTGTCACCGTAATGGGTGACCCTCTGCCAATCGGAACTCTTAATCCTAAAAGAGCCGTTGAGTGTCATCATCCATCAGTATGGAGAGTTCCTCGTGATTTCATCAAAACCATCATCTCCCCCTGCTCGCCCAACATGCTCACCGTAACCGCGAAGATCGAAGAAGGGGGCCGAAATCCTATCACCCCACAACGGCGCGTTGAGCGCAAAAAAGTCCGGCACACTTTCTCAAGCGTGCCGGACTCAACCATCGGCCCCCTATAAGCTGATGATTAACCCTAATAATAAATAAGTTAAGCGAATCATCGAGTGTTCGCGCTCGCGACGTCCATTCGACAAGCTCAGGAGCTGCGACGGCGAAGCATCACACCCAGCAAGCCGGTGAGACCGGCAAGCAAGGCGAAGCTGCCTGGCTCTGGAATGATTTGAAAGGAATCAATACTTGAAAGCGTTCCATTCGCTCGAGTGTCAGCGAAAATACCGACAACATCCGCGTCAGTTATTTGCCCGACACGAGTTGAAACAATTGTGCGGGTAGCACCAGTATAGTAGCCTACCTCATAAGTGTCCGTCGCAGTCCGAGCAATGAAAAGCGTATCGGCACCTGTAATAGTTCCAAATTGGCTAGCAATGGCAGTGGTGCCATTAAAACCAGTGGAAAAGCTACTAGCAGACCCACTCTTGTTATAGTGCGTGAGGAAGTCCTGGCGCACATTAAACACCGGAGCGGTGCCACCGACGTAAATACCAAAAGAATCATTCGCATTATTTCCGGAAATAGGAAGCGTCAGAGTAATTTGAGCTTCCTCGCCGACAGCCACGCTGGCACCGGAGCGGATATAGGCATGTTGCTCGATGGCATCGAAATTAGTGGTAACCAATTCCAGCTGGTCAGAGCCATTCACCTGCCAAGTGGATGTATTTTGGGTGCCGGTGTTACCGTTGTCCAGAATGACCGTATGGGTCCAGTTATCCAGTGCATTGACCCCAGTAAAGTCGTCAAAAAGGGTCGCGGCGGACAAAGAGCCACCGAGGCCTGCGAGCATTGCTATGATACTAAGTTGCTTTTTCATTGTTGTATTACGTAGTTTGGGATAATAATTTTTTATTTGCCTAGAGACGAATAACTCCAGACTCACACTAGAATATCGTTATATATAAGATTTGTATAGTCACCTGATTAGGTGACAGAGCCATAGGCAGTGAAATGTGCTTTACGTATTGCTCAACTGCTCGAAGCAGGAGCTTTTCGCCGAGAAAAATATAATGATCGAGGCACCCTGTCTTGATTGGTTTCACGAAGCGCTCGGCATATCCATTCTGTTGCGGTCTCCCTACCCGTGTTCGAATGACTTCAACTCCTGAGCCTTCAAGTATACTTCGGTATTCTTTGGTAAACAGCACATCGCGATCACAAATAAAATATTTCATGTCACGCAGGAATCCGTCTTCAACATCGCTTAGGTTACGTGCAACTTGCGCCATAACTTCACCATTCACCTGACATCCGATATGAGCGATCTCTACTTTTCGCTTAGCCAGAGACATTACAAAAATACATGAAAGCGCACTAAGCCACGTTTTGTCCATGCTTCGACATTCAAAAAGTCAGCCACTGCCATAACATCCATATGCGTACGCACGAACGTTTGCTGTTCATGCCGCCCAAAGGGCCCCCGCACTCACATCCCTGTCAATCAAACGCATGGGGCGAACTAATCCAATAACTTCACCCCACAGGTCAGACACAGGCCAAGTGTAGCGAGTGACAATTTTAATGCGTTATTTTTCATAGTAATCTTCTAATCAGGAAGCATCCTGCTAGATGCTCTGCTAATTTTACTTAATGTAAGGAATGGTTCCGCGGCCATCGACTTTGTAGCCCCATTTTTTGATGTATGCTTCACCGGGCATAAATTCGTCGGATCGTTCTGCTAGTTTTTGCGTAAGCATCGCATCGAGTTTTTTTAGCACAG
The nucleotide sequence above comes from Coraliomargarita algicola. Encoded proteins:
- a CDS encoding sulfatase-like hydrolase/transferase; translation: MKSPINIMKRICLLLTVLLLGTSARATAESEKLNICLILADDWRADCMGLLGHELVKTPNLDRLCRDGFIFRNAYVLGGDRGAVCMPSRTMIQTGVSYMREQISTPTLAETVKAAGYASIRSGKHGNNPNNLDKVFDQHPTSHQSAATHADNIIGFIQENAGKKPLFLYFAPVEPHYPHAAPKEYHAHYQADEIPMPPNFMPMHPFDNGEMLGQDEQLVKWPRTQKNVGGTLARYYASIEYMDAQAGRIIEALKQAGQFENTIFVVAGDNGMAMGAHGLIGKQNLYELGGMHVPLLFAGPGVPKGDTDAFAHLYDIYPTMCHLAGIEVPAGLDAKDLSPVIQGEQPKVRDTLFTAYIDGQRSIRDERWKLIRYPLINKTQLFDLEADPYELNDLSTNPEHEGRIAELSALLETTRKGYGDTDPIMVENPQPEEWSLPAVIPSWGEIERSRNRAKAAAKAAGKAIPAFKPIQQTGPHPASVEIETASEAGGFSKFPLPKSASGKVTANQNVVKPLLGSLVDGKIAEDFGPIFNNGVESGAYKMDLGRAQPVAAVTSWSYNKDKHRGAQKIVLYGSNSATDPGWDLAKFTALGTIDTTGGAKAKFTAASLRAPAGRSLGQFRWILWAVYPVTERGGGEHTAFQELAVELR
- a CDS encoding GDSL-type esterase/lipase family protein, producing MSIPRFYNADLELVRQGYHVVLAPGNVYGHPSGNATIDAAYDLLTTEYGFSKKCNLASMSRETLALARWAYTHSERVDSLYIDNGVCSLKSWPGGKSVPGSDSIASGNYTLWGQVKDTFGWTSDAEALAKQEAESLIGMLAPMAAADISILMVCGDSDPAVPYEENDAIVEERYKALGGSIEVIVEKKGHSHGMKAPAPVIEFIKQNTSAGKELGAIWFIGDSITQSVADGDPTGSPRKSLYDLLMADGFDFSYTGHFTANVDGLPTTGGKPADNLYHYHSGVSGIRIGEAGGASGFAKNLVTYWNSGRLAEEKPDTILIMLGTNDVATPVGATDRLRSLVEDIYSLPDVGNPAIYLASIPPNRRNASDTAYVAAFNAEVPGIVAEFQAEGKDVHFVDQFTALDDAYASCMRRDNLHPNATGNEIIAQTWFDAISAPVYVTVTE
- a CDS encoding GH116 family glycosyl hydrolase, producing MKKHSLLALFTTTMIAGTFQAHADPMVCIEKVNSPSGFSHLPLPTTPVGRVTANQKVVDNSLETLVDGALAEGFGPVFNNGVKDGAYKMDLGRVQPVAAITSWSYNEGRVRGAQKLSLYGSNATSDPGWDLSKFTALGTIDTGGASTQYSAASLRAPLQQSLGSYRWIVWAPALISNRGGGENTAFQELSVELGANQRIVPAESIENVYLTLIPEDKGLDPAWVKSLFERGEKEVYSSDAAMQHIGMPVGGLFAGTVYLSGDGRLFNWDIFNKESLGILPGRMEFEGRNRPWDNGALYVAPMKPEQPFHQGFTIRANGKEVSLDAKGFKDVTFNGQYPRALVSFQGAELPVSAQLEAFSPFIPMNPDDSELPATVMHYTVKNEGAQPLDLTLAGSLENAVSFISRDYKTGQIRNRVVDQNGFVGVECSVYSYDTVVRDSPREAIPFETFDADAAQRWTGTGSAFGKSPFGDNSEGRVNTLTFEPKEGEALSGNEQRQANQRIGGLTGTLTSRPFKIERQFITASVAGAADLTKVGLYVLVDGEVVASTSGSYSNNLIPVTLDVSRFEGKMATLEIRDHEKPQTPHLRTMAGIIVDDIVFTDTPAVPRTLLEDLPDFGTMSLALLGDGEVDASTTAANQQAEATAELGESLVGEVGRSVRLAPGEEATFTFVVSWFIPNYSNVHMPREHAGHHYASRFASSTEVTAYLLENSDRLFTQTRQWVDTWYNSSLPYWFLDRTMANTSTLATMTSQRFEDGRFWGWEGVSSCAGTCSHVWQYAQAVSRLFPSLERNTRDVADFGVGFSAQGGIGHRISMGGGLVADDGQLGRILSVYREHQMTTDNTFLEHMWPRVKKGMDYIIAKDKDQDGVLDGSYQNTLDGKWYGKFSWSITQYVAGLRAAEAMANEIGDTEYAQQCKHLADQGSTAVDELFNGEYFIQDKGDKPDSFGHGDGCFIDQVFGQSWAHWVGLGHIIDVDMQRSALRSIYRYNFISDFGPYREVFRNGRVYALPGDAGLLMCTWPKGPMGKGEDHIYFYEIMSGFEWQAASHMIFEGIDAPDLLEKGLIVSRAIHDRYSAELRNPYNEIECGDHYARAMASYGAYQAMCGYQYHGPKGELSFAPRLTPEDFRAAFTTAEGWGSFAQKVSGGRQFAVIDLGYGTLELKQLSLGKVKGTQANAVSVKIGGKVIPATLNYNEGNYVVHFDTTVSLQAGQRLEVAFN